The genomic window GGTGAGTTTGCATCGTTAGCATATATTATCGTCAAGTCCCGGGTATATGGCGTGGAGGACGTGTGGATTTTGGTATGACTCCGTTTGCAATAGGGCTGATGTGAGGGCTTGAGGCCGACTTAGCTTAGGGCTAGGTGGCGGGAAGACCCGACGCGAGAGGTAGAAGTGCTTGGTAATTTCATTATAGGTGGATGGCGCGTCCCAGTTTTCCACGGCCTCGAATCGGCCAGTATCTGCGCGGTCAGTCAATACGCGCGCAGCACTGCGAGCGAATTCATTGAGGTTG from Rhipicephalus microplus isolate Deutch F79 chromosome 7, USDA_Rmic, whole genome shotgun sequence includes these protein-coding regions:
- the LOC119180216 gene encoding uncharacterized protein LOC119180216 isoform X3, producing the protein MSVAYAITSLVDSLDDAECLVELVRKIAISHTRRPVTVANFEALRILQNSPKELCHHTPIRFPAHVGQISGCLVNLNEFARSAARVLTDRADTGRFEAVENWDAPSTYNEITKHFYLSRRVFPPPSPKLSRPQALTSALLQTESYQNPHVLHAIYPGLDDNIC